One Triticum dicoccoides isolate Atlit2015 ecotype Zavitan chromosome 5B, WEW_v2.0, whole genome shotgun sequence genomic window carries:
- the LOC119307063 gene encoding protein transport protein Sec61 subunit beta-like encodes MVINGDAPARGSAAAAASLRRRRTTSGAAAGGGGGASTMLQFYTDEAAGRKMSPNAVLIMSIGFVAVVAVLHVFGKLYR; translated from the coding sequence ATGGTGATTAATGGCGACGCACCTGCAAGAGGGAGTGCAGCAGCTGCGGCAAGCTTGCGCAGACGTAGAACCACCAGCGGTGCTGCtgctggaggtggtggtggcgccagTACGATGCTTCAGTTCTACACTGACGAGGCTGCTGGGCGCAAGATGTCCCCAAATGCTGTTCTGATCATGAGCATAGGGTTTGTTGCCGTCGTTGCTGTGCTCCATGTTTTCGGCAAGCTTTACCGTTAG